A window from Erythrolamprus reginae isolate rEryReg1 chromosome 11, rEryReg1.hap1, whole genome shotgun sequence encodes these proteins:
- the DACT3 gene encoding dapper homolog 3, which produces MIRAFSFPASPERGRLRAWLEGTVAGLCELHLLRERQERRVRHALRLAAQPAAGTAEPAAAAEPSAQEQQLDALPELLWEMEQQLGLLRLYGNEKTCGETVETDSWPSSGFHEGQQSAVASDSPASGFEDSTSSIPSASGSYSRIGHPESRLGYSNERPKSVGDVANNSKERAQRSSMPRSLSAPYASSPEQPSEALPTCFSPDPFLYPSPLHAVALQNPFFQSPLYEDPAFSSAASRALSYPEDADGNLEAYGSDFQLYTEAASQGQRVESYISRLLCRRSQLVRGSKPRTSLSSEPLAKSGVARQSSLCKRPSELLAERRHPPAVERGSSTPSPSSHEGSTAVASTRVWSSWDAAAERTLAAKIVAEDFHPPPSGFRKPPKLQALAQGRSPSVDHYDTVYPSSPQLDREDGSSRGSGQEPASYESEEGGCLMVKAQYIPGQQPPWAQQAHRAGRKKPPPLTKGRSVELSPERVPLLVRERPRMTAPAKKCRFTDEGSEGAGRKGGGRKSSPKSKKAARSQSENSLLNRSRLKYGTVDREELAQKASRQRQLQGNVGSGYRKWSSTAEISQEELSPGSTMEPPQGQQGPGPAGYTYPGSDSECSGEPARRAPVCRLEEGLIGGDSESSLSDRDSPPPYSSGASSDTDESGGLVWPQQLSPQLVSASGPGKAASGQPKVFVKIKASHALKKKIMRFRSGSLKVMTTV; this is translated from the exons GATGCCCTTCCTGAGCTGTTGTGGGAAATGGAACAACAGCTGGGATTATTGCGACTTTACGGCAACGAGAAGACGTGCGGGGAGACGGTGGAGACCGACAGCTGGCCCAGTTCAG GTTTCCACGAGGGTCAGCAGTCGGCGGTAGCCTCCGATTCTCCAGCTTCCGGGTTTGAAGATTCCACGTCCAGCATCCCATCGGCATCCGGGTCTTATTCCAGGATTGGCCATCCAGAATCCCGCCTCGGTTATTCCAACGAGCGCCCCAAATCTGTAG GGGACGTCGCCAACAACAGCAAGGAGAGGGCCCAACGGAGCTCCATGCCCCGCTCCCTCTCAGCCCCCTATGCCTCATCTCCAGAGCAGCCGTCCGAGGCGCTGCCCACCTGCTTCAGCCCGGACCCTTTCCTGTACCCCAGCCCCCTGCATGCAGTGGCCCTGCAGAACCCCTTCTTCCAGAGCCCCCTGTACGAGGACCCCGCCTTCTCCTCGGCAGCTTCCCGGGCCTTGTCCTACCCGGAGGATGCCGACGGCAACTTGGAGGCCTACGGGAGCGACTTCCAGCTCTACACCGAGGCGGCTTCGCAGGGCCAGCGGGTGGAGAGCTACATCTCGCGCCTCCTCTGCCGCCGCAGCCAACTGGTCAGAGGCAGCAAGCCCCGGACGAGCCTCAGCTCAGAACCGCTGGCCAAGAGCGGCGTGGCGCGCCAGAGCAGCCTCTGCAAGCGGCCCTCCGAGCTGCTGGCGGAGCGCAGGCACCCTCCGGcggtggagaggggcagcagcaCTCCTTCGCCCAGCAGCCATGAGGGGAGCACTGCCGTCGCTAGCACCCGTGTCTGGTCTTCGTGGGACGCGGCAGCCGAGAGGACTTTGGCTGCCAAGATAGTGGCGGAGGACTTTCACCCGCCTCCGTCCGGTTTCCGGAAGCCCCCCAAGCTGCAGGCCTTGGCCCAAGGGAGGAGCCCCTCCGTAGACCACTACGACACTGTCTACCCCTCATCCCCTCAGTTGGATAGGGAGGACGGGTCCTCGCGAGGAAGTGGCCAGGAGCCGGCCTCCTATGAGTCGGAGGAAGGAGGCTGCCTGATGGTCAAAGCCCAGTACATCCCCGGTCAGCAGCCCCcctgggcccagcaggctcaccGGGCAGGCAGGAAGAAGCCCCCACCGCTGACCAAAGGCCGCTCGGTGGAACTGTCGCCCGAGCGCGTCCCTCTGCTGGTGAGGGAACGGCCACGCATGACGGCTCCCGCCAAAAAGTGCCGCTTCACAGATGAGGGTAGCGAGGGGGCCGGGAGAAAGGGTGGTGGGAGGAAAAGTTCCCCCAAATCCAAGAAGGCGGCCAGGTCCCAGTCGGAGAACAGCCTCCTGAACAGGTCCCGGCTGAAGTACGGGACCGTCGACCGGGAGGAGTTGGCGCAGAAAGCATCCCGACAGCGTCAGTTGCAGGGGAACGTGGGCAGTGGCTACCGCAAGTGGAGCTCAAcggccgagatctcgcaagaGGAGTTGTCTCCCGGCAGCACCATGGAGCCGCCCCAGGGCCAACAGGGGCCAGGCCCTGCAGGGTACACCTATCCGGGCAGCGATTCCGAGTGCTCCGGCGAGCCAGCCAGGAGAGCGCCCGTGTGCCGCCTGGAAGAAGGCCTGATCGGCGGAGACAGCGAGTCCAGCCTGAGCGACAGGGACTCACCCCCGCCGTACAGCAGTGGCGCCTCCAGCGATACGGACGAGAGCGGGGGTCTGGTGTGGCCGCAGCAGCTCTCCCCACAGCTGGTGTCGGCCTCCGGCCCGGGGAAGGCAGCCAGCGGGCAGCCCAAAGTCTTCGTCAAGATCAAGGCCTCCCACGCGCTGAAGAAGAAGATTATGCGGTTCCGATCCGGTTCGCTCAAAGTCATGACGACTGTGTGA
- the GNG8 gene encoding guanine nucleotide-binding protein G(I)/G(S)/G(O) subunit gamma-8, translating into MSNNMAKIAEARKTVEQLKLEVNIDRMKVSKAAADLMAYCEAHAKEDPLVTPVSSAENPFREKRLFCIVL; encoded by the exons ATGTCCAACAACATGGCCAAGATTGCGGAGGCGCGCAAGACGGTAGAACAGCTGAAACTCGAGGTCAACATTGATCGCATGAAG GTGTCCAAGGCAGCAGCTGACCTCATGGCCTACTGCGAAGCCCACGCCAAGGAAGACCCCCTGGTCACACCCGTCTCCTCGGCCGAGAACCCCTTCCGAGAGAAACGGCTCTTCTGCATTGTCCTGTGA